The following coding sequences lie in one Hoplias malabaricus isolate fHopMal1 chromosome 14, fHopMal1.hap1, whole genome shotgun sequence genomic window:
- the si:ch73-70k4.1 gene encoding uncharacterized protein si:ch73-70k4.1, translated as MSKLKRRRAAEGTLTYSEPESLRKPCGAAVRPSESWWTDPGLTEEERLWAKFVQSFCRETHSSCVPDLPHLPSRSDSENRLGGSESAGRWCSVDEEVRELPSLNPQCCVPVHISTHFLFSDDVNQPESPEAARMQDTAADQVSLHHLEDNQDKPNPRQSAVLRNWTKGSEQSDGNGRESLMGIQKPGRRGDLNLPGCQGDSIKPTQLRERKRGGRELESKPGFSNMECVYKVVETKSESTKGSGAREREECSSGSGVSILEDDPESKPRTSGVGSGSGLGSGLSQCTLECCPMCLMPFPARFSQMECDGHLAQCLSEMNSDIVW; from the exons ATGTCCAAACTGAAGCGGAGGCGCGCAGCCGAGGGTACACTTACCTACAGTGAACCCGAGAGTCTGCGCAAACCCTGCGGAGCCGCAGTCCGCCCGAG tgagaGCTGGTGGACTGATCCTGGTTTAACAGAGGAGGAGAGACTCTGGGCTAAGTTTGTTCAGTCGTTTTGTCGAGAAACGCACAGCTCCTGCGTTCCAGATCTCCCCCACCTCCCCTCG AGGTCGGACAGTGAGAATAGATTAGGCGGATCGGAGAGTGCGGGACGTTGGTGCAGTGTAGATGAAGAAGTGAGGGAACTTCCTTCTCTAAACCCACAGTGCTGCGTCCCAGtccacatttccacacactTCCTTTTTTCTGATGATGTGAACCAGCCTGAGTCTCCTGAAGCTGCTCGGATGCAAGACACTGCTGCAGATCAGGTTTCTCTGCACCACCTAGAGGACAATCAGGATAAACCCAATCCTAGACAGTCAGCAGTGTTACGCAACTGGACTAAAGGATCAGAACAGTCTGATGGGAATGGAAGAGAGTCTTTAATGGGAATTCAAAAGCCTGGTCGGCGTGGTGATCTAAACCTACCTGGTTGTCAGGGTGACAGCATAAAACCAACACAACTGCGAGAGAGAAAGCGGGGAGGAAGAGAATTGGAAAGTAAACCCGGATTCTCCAACATGGAATGTGTCTATAAAGTGGTGGAAACCAAGTCGGAGTCTACAAAAGGTTCtggagccagagagagagaggaatgtagCTCTGGATCTGGAGTTTCTATCCTGGAGGATGATCCAGAAAGTAAACCCAGAACTTCTGGAGTAGGATCAGGATCTGGATTGGGGTCAGGTTTATCACAGTGTACACTGGAATGTTGTCCGATGTGTCTGATGCCGTTTCCAGCACG GTTCTCCCAGATGGAGTGTGATGGACACTTGGCTCAGTGTTTGTCAGAGATGAACTCAGATATCGTTTGGTGA